GATGACACGGGCACCGGCCTCGCTCAGGAACCGGATCCCCCGGCGCAGCGCGGGCTCGGGGTCGGGCCCGCTACCGATCATCGCGTCGGAGCGGTCCGGGGTGGAGGGGTCGGAGTAGACCAGCGTGGCGATGTGGTCCTGATCGCGGTTGGCGGGCGTGCGCGCTGCGAGCTTCGCCAGGAAGTCCGCGGTGGCGGCCGGGCCCATCCCACCCAGGACGCCGAGCATCGGCCCGGCGGACGCGGGCATCACGTCAGTGGTCACGTCACACCGGTTCCTCGACGACAACGGCGGGTGGTTCGGATCCCAGCTCGGTGTGGACGCCGCGCTCGGCGTAGTAGGCACGTACCCGCGGGTCGGCGAACAGCGGCTGGTGCGACTGCAGCACGTTGACGCCGGTGTTGATGTTGGCTTCCAGCACCAGCGGTCCCTCGGGACCGATCACGATGTCCCAGCCCACGTACTCCATGAAGGACAGCACCCGGGCGGCGTGCATCACCAGGTCCCGGGTCTCCTGCCAGTACGGCAACACCACGCCCTCGATCTGCGCGCCGGTGTCCGGGTGCGCGTCGAACCACTCCTTGACGTTGCTGTCCGGCAGCCGGGTGGCCGGCCCCAGCTCCCCGGTCTCCAGATCGATCCGCGAGCTGAGGCCGCCGCGGCTCCAGTTGTCGGAGGGCTCGGCCCGCCGGCACCCGATCCGCTGGACCGCGAGCGCGATGAACGGCTCGTACCCGTTGTTCACATCGAGCATCGTCAGCACCCGGACCGTGTTGACCGTGTTCGGGTACAGCCCGCCCACCACCTCGTGCTGGGCCAGGCCGCGCTCGACGATGAACGGCCGGTCATGGGTGCCCAGCAGCTGCTTCATCTGCTCCGGTGCCATCGCCTCACCGTTGGCCCGCACGGTGGTGGCATCGACCTTCTCGACCGCGACGATGTTCTTGCCCTCGGCGCCCGCGAGCACCTTGAAGAACACCTTCTCGCCCTCGGTCATCCGGCCCAGGAACTCCTCGATGGGCACCCGGCCCTCCGCGGGGAAGGGGTGCACGGCCCCGCGGGAGTAGAGACCGAGCAACTCCGGTGAGCGCACGTCCATGGCACGCAGGAGCAGGTGGGTGGTCAGCTTGTTGTTGATGACGTCCTGCAGCCGGGCGTGCACCATGTACTTGGTGCGGAAGAGCCGCTGCAGGTCGGAGACGTACTGGCCGTGGTCGGTGTGCTGCAGGTCGTAGAGCACCGCGCTGCGGGAGAGGAACCCCTTGAACCAGAACCGGGGGTGGCGCATCGCGAGCGGCACCTGCCACTGGCGCTCTTTGCGAGCGAGCTTGCGCAGCTCCTTGAGCAGCACCCGCGCGGCACGCACCTTGCGCCGCACCCGCCCCAGCACGCCACGTACCGGCCGGACGACGGCACCTACTGCACTACCTGCACTCACGTTCGCGATCCCCTCCTCGTTCAGGTACTCCGTTGCGCACTCAGACTCTCAGCGATGTCGAGTGCTTCATCGAGCGAGCACGACGGCACTGATGGCACAGACGGCTCGAACGTGAGGCTCACGGCGGCGGCCGGCTGGAACGCGTGGACGACTTCGATGAGGCGGCGGCGGAAGTACCCTGACCAGCCAGAAGTATACGCGGCGGCGATCGCGTCCTTCGGTGTCAGCGTCTCGATCGCCAGCCCGCTGCGATGCGCGGCCTCGATCCACACCGGCGGGGCCAGCAGCACCGGCCGGAAGGCGTTGCTCAGCACCGCCCGTTCGGCGATGGCGGCCACCGCTCCCTCGGCGGGCGGGCCGGCGGCGGTGACGACGAACAGGGCCGTCGGGCGTTCCTCGCCGACGGGTGAGGGCGGGGTGCTCAGCGCGGGCACCTCGGTGCTACGCAGGCGCAGCACGCCGGCCGGCATGAGCCGGCCCACCGCTTGCCCGTGCGCGGTGCGCGCCGCGCGCTTGGCCCGCACCCCCAGCCCGACGACGGGGCGTGGGGCCCGCTGGCGCAGCAGGTTCGCGCCGCGGCGGGCCAGGTCCTGCGGGGTGCGCCGGGCGGGAGCCTGCGCCGGCGCGGACGGTTGCTCAACCAGCGTCCACGGTGACGGTCGCTCGCCGGCCGGTGCGGCGCCGTCGGCCGTGCTGCGCACGGCGACCA
Above is a window of Ruania suaedae DNA encoding:
- a CDS encoding sugar-transfer associated ATP-grasp domain-containing protein encodes the protein MSAGSAVGAVVRPVRGVLGRVRRKVRAARVLLKELRKLARKERQWQVPLAMRHPRFWFKGFLSRSAVLYDLQHTDHGQYVSDLQRLFRTKYMVHARLQDVINNKLTTHLLLRAMDVRSPELLGLYSRGAVHPFPAEGRVPIEEFLGRMTEGEKVFFKVLAGAEGKNIVAVEKVDATTVRANGEAMAPEQMKQLLGTHDRPFIVERGLAQHEVVGGLYPNTVNTVRVLTMLDVNNGYEPFIALAVQRIGCRRAEPSDNWSRGGLSSRIDLETGELGPATRLPDSNVKEWFDAHPDTGAQIEGVVLPYWQETRDLVMHAARVLSFMEYVGWDIVIGPEGPLVLEANINTGVNVLQSHQPLFADPRVRAYYAERGVHTELGSEPPAVVVEEPV